In the genome of Streptomyces violaceoruber, the window CGGGGCAAGTACCACCTCGTCCACGCCGCCTGGGACCGTACGTCGGTCAACGCCGACGGCACCGTCCGCCAGGCCTACGACGTACCCGCCGCCGGGCGCGTGCAGTACCAGTACGACGCGATCGTCGCCGTGGCCGACCGGTTCGAGGGGCCGTACTCGAAGCGGTACACGGCGGGTGTCGGCGCCGGTCACAACAACTTCTTCGTCGATCACCGGGGCGGCCTGTGGGCGACGTACTTCCTGAACCCGGCCGCCGGCTACTGGTCGGACGCCTCGCGCGTCGCGGAGTCCGCCGTGCCCGGTGTCGTGCGGCTGGAGTGGACCGGCCCGGCGGACAGCCGGCTGTACGTGAAGCGGGGGTCCGGGGGACCCGGCAACGGGCACTGAGCGGCGGTCCCCGTCCCGTCACATGCCGTCGCGGCGGTACGGGCGTAGTGTCCAGATATGGGTGATGTTCGGGGCGGCCGGCGTCGGGCGGCCCGGTCGGCGCGGACGCGGGCGGACGGCTGATGGACTCCGCCATGGCGGCCGTCGTGCGGGCGAGCGGTGCGTTCGGAGGGATCCTCTACGCACTGCCGCCGGGCGAGGACGCCGTGTGGCAGGTCCTGGTCACGGGGGTCCCCCAGGAGATGGCCGCACCGTGGCGGCGGGTCGGGCTGAGGGATCCGATGCCCGTGGCGGACGCCGTCCGCGAGCACCGTCTGGTGTGGGCGGGCGGCCGGGAGGAGATGGCACGCGAGTATCCGCGGCTGGCGCTCGTCCTGCCGTACGACTTCGGGCTGGCGGCCGCACCGGTCCTCTCGGGCAGCACCGTCAGGGGCGGGCTGGTGCTGCTGTGGCCCGGGAACCACCCGGCGCGGCTGAGCGCCGGGGAACAGGACGTCATCCGGGCGGGCTGCCGCCGCCTGGGTGACACCCTGCAGCGGGCCATCGACCGCGGCGAACCGCTGCGGCCGCCGGAGCGGCCCCGGACCCTGCCGCCGGCCGCCCCGCGCACCCCCTCCCCCGCCGAGGCGACCGCGCTGTCCGCCTTCGTGGACCGCCTGCCCGGCGGCTCCTGCGCGCTGGACCTGGAGGGGCATCTGACCTTCGTCACCCCGGGGGCGGCCGAACTGCTCGGCGTCGACCGCTCCCTGCTGGTGGGCGCCCTGCCGTGGGAGGCGCTGCCCTGGATGGACGTGCCGCACGTCGAGGACCGCTACCGGGCCGCGCTGGTCAGCCGCAGGCCGCAGCGCTTCACGGTGCTGCGCCCGCCGAAGACGTGGCTGGCCTTCGAGCTGTACCCGGACGCCACCGGACTGAGCGTGCGCATCACCTCCGGCAGTCCGGACACGGACACGCCCCCGTCCCGGTCGGTACATGCCTCGGGCCCCAGCCGTGCCACCGTGCTGTACCACCTGATGCACCTGGCCTCCACCCTGACCGAGGCCGTCAGCGTGCAGGACGTGGTGGAGCAGACCGCCGACCAGCTGATGCCCGCGCTGGGAGCGCAGGGCATGGTGGTGATGGTCCCGGCGGACGGCCGCCTGAAGGTCGTCGGGCAGCGCGGCTACCGCCCGGAGCTGCTGAGGCGCTTCGACGGGACGCCGCTCACGTCGGCCGTCCCCGGCGTCGACGTCATGGCCACCGGCGTCCCGGGGTTCTGGACGACCTTCGAGGAACTCCACCATGCCTACCCCGCCATGACGCACGAGGACGGCATGGCCGCCTGGGCCCTGCTGCCGCTGATCGCCTCCGGCCGCCCCATCGGCTCGCTGCTGCTCTCCTACCGACGGCCGCACGTCTTCCCGCCCGGCGAACGGGCCGCCCTCACGTCGCTGGCCGGTCTGGTCGGGCAGGCCCTGGACCGCGCCCGCCTCTACGACGCCAAGCACCACCTCGCCCACCGCCTGCAGTCCGCCCTGCTGCCGCACACCCTCCCCGACGTGCCCGGTCTGAACGTCGCCGCCCGCTACCTCCCGGCCTCCCGGGGCCTGGGCATCGGCGGCGACTTCTACGACGTCATCCGCCTCGACGAGCACACCGCGAGCGTCACCATCGGCGACGTGCAGGGGCACAACGTGGACGCCGCGGCGCTCATGGGGCAGGTCCGCACCGCCGTGCACGCCAACGCCACCGTGGGGGCGCCCCCCGACGACGTGCTGGCCCGCACCAACCGTCTGCTCACCGACCTGGACCCCGGCCTGTTCACCAGCTGCGCCTACGTCCACATCGACCTGGCCACGCACCGCGCCTGTGT includes:
- a CDS encoding SpoIIE family protein phosphatase — translated: MDSAMAAVVRASGAFGGILYALPPGEDAVWQVLVTGVPQEMAAPWRRVGLRDPMPVADAVREHRLVWAGGREEMAREYPRLALVLPYDFGLAAAPVLSGSTVRGGLVLLWPGNHPARLSAGEQDVIRAGCRRLGDTLQRAIDRGEPLRPPERPRTLPPAAPRTPSPAEATALSAFVDRLPGGSCALDLEGHLTFVTPGAAELLGVDRSLLVGALPWEALPWMDVPHVEDRYRAALVSRRPQRFTVLRPPKTWLAFELYPDATGLSVRITSGSPDTDTPPSRSVHASGPSRATVLYHLMHLASTLTEAVSVQDVVEQTADQLMPALGAQGMVVMVPADGRLKVVGQRGYRPELLRRFDGTPLTSAVPGVDVMATGVPGFWTTFEELHHAYPAMTHEDGMAAWALLPLIASGRPIGSLLLSYRRPHVFPPGERAALTSLAGLVGQALDRARLYDAKHHLAHRLQSALLPHTLPDVPGLNVAARYLPASRGLGIGGDFYDVIRLDEHTASVTIGDVQGHNVDAAALMGQVRTAVHANATVGAPPDDVLARTNRLLTDLDPGLFTSCAYVHIDLATHRACVALAGHPPPLVRHSDGRVETLRVPPGLLLGIEPDTVYPSLEFPLPPGSVLVLYTDGLVEAPGVDLDDAIAALGGLVEHGDPGDLDAMADTLIRHAPTPGDDIALVLVGPRASAPGHSRGRSIVFRDKKDERRSTRAGSGGEDP